From Cryobacterium sp. GrIS_2_6:
ACGACGATCACGAACAGGGCGGTCTGGGCACCCCAGAGCACGCGGGACAGCACGTCGTAGCCGCCGACGGTGGTCCCGAGGATGTGAGCGCCGCCCGGGGGCACCTGGGCGCCGAAGGGGCCGTTCGCGTCACGCAACTGGCTGTAGCCGTACGGCGAAATCACCGGGGCGAAGATGGCGGTGAGCACGAACAGGCCCGAGATGACGAGGCCGGTGACGAGCATTCCCCGCTGCAGGCCCATGCTCTGCTTCACCTGGTGCACGACGGGGAGCCGGTTCCAGAGTGTGGCGAGACCGCCGCGGCGGTCGGGGACGATGGTGGTGTGTGGCGTGTGGCTCACGGTCAGTACCTCACCCTCGGGTCGATGATCGCGGCGATGATGTCCACGATGAAGTTGGACAACGCCACGATCACGGCGAGCAGGGCGACGATACCCTGCACGGCGACGAAGTCACGTGCCTTGAGGAATTCGGAGAGCATGAAGCCGAGGCCCTTCCATTCGAAGGTCGTCTCGGTCAGCACGGCACCGCCGAGAAGCAGGGCGATCTGCAGGCCGATCACGGTGATGATCGGGATCAGGGCCGGCCGGTATGCGTGCTTGGAGACCAGCCGGAACTCGCTCACCCCCCGCGACCGGGCGGCATCCACGTAATCGGTGCCGAGGGTGCCGATGACGTTGGTGCGCACGAGACGGAGGAAGACACCGGCGGTGAGGAGGCCAAGGGCGATCGCCGGGAGCACGGCGTGCGCGAGCACATCCATGAGCACCGTGGGGTTGCCGGTCATGATCGCGTCGATCGTGTAAATGCCGGTCTTGCTGGGCAGGAACTGCATCTGCAGCTCCGAGCCGGTCGTCGCCCGTCCCGCGACGGGCAGGACTTTGAGCCAGACCGAGAAGATCAGCTTCAGAAGCAGGCCGGAGAAGAAAACCGGGGTGGCGTAGCAGAGGATCGCGAAGATTCGGAGGGAGGCGTCCTGGCCCTTGTCGCGGAAGTACGCGGCGACCATGCCGAGCGGGATGCCGACGATGAATGCGACGAGGAGCGCGTAGAACGCGAGCTCGGCGGTGGCGACGCCATAGGTGAGGAGGACGTCGACGACGGGCTTGTTCGTGCTGATCGTCGTGCCGAAGTTGCCGGTGAAGATCTGGCCGAGGTACTCGAAGTACTGGACCAGGATGGGCCGGTCGTAGCCGGCCGCGTGGATGCGTTCGGCGAGCTGGTCGGCGGTGAGGCGGCCACCGAGGGCGGCCGTGATCGGGTCGCCGGTCGCGCGCATCAGCCAGAAGACCATGGAGACGAGAATAAAGATCGTCGGGAAGATGAGCAGGAAGCGGACGGCGATGTAACGACCGATCCCCCCGCCTGGGGAGGTTCGTTTGCGCCGGATTCCCTGGGGGGCGGTCGGGCGCGCTGCCACTGTTGTCATCACTGCCTATCGATCGAGAATTGAGAGGGGGCACCCAGCGCTCTGGCTGAATGCCCCCCGGCTACAACTGGTGAAGCAGGCCGGACTTAGCCCTTCTTCAGCGCCGCGTAGCGGAACTTGAAGGATGCGTCGAGCGTGTCGGTGGTTCCGGTGACCGTGGTCCCGGTGACGGCGACCTGGGCGCCCTGGAGGAGGGGCAGGGTCGACAGCTGGGCTGCGACCTTGTCCTGGATCTCCTCGATGAGCTTGGTACGGGCGTCCTTGTCGGTCGTGACGGCCTGCTGCTTGATCAGGTCGTTGACGACAGAGTCGCTGTAGTGGTTTCCGACGAAGTTACCATCGGCGAAGAACGGCGTCAGATAGTTGTCCGCGTCCGAGTAATCCGGGAACCAGCCGAGCTGGTAAGCGGGGTATGCGTCTTTCACGCGCTCCTTGGAGTACGTGACGTACTCCGTCGAAGCCAGGTTGACCGTGAAGAGGCCGGAGGCGTCGAGCTGATCCTTGACGAGCGCGTATTCATCGCTCGAGCCGGGGCCGTAGTGGTCGGTGTTGTACTGCAGGTTGAGGGCGACAGGGCTCGTGATGCCAGCGGCTTCGAGCGTTGCCTTGGCCTTCGCCTTGTCGGGGCCTCCGTTGCCGTCGCCGTAGAGGCCCTTGAGGGACTCGGTGGCACCGGTCATGCCGGCCGGAACGTAGGAGTAGAGCGGCGTGTACGTGCCCTTGTAGACCTGCTTGGCGATTTCGGCACGGTCGACGAGGTCGGCGACGGCCTGGCGGACGGCGAGCGACTTGGCCGGGTCGGCCTCGGGCGTCTTGGCGCCGAACGGCTGGGTGTCGAAGTTGAACACGATGTAGCGGATCTCCCCGCCGGGTCCGTCGACGACCTTGACCTTGTCGTTGCCGCGCAGGTCATCGATGTCCGTCGAGGACAGGCTGCGGAAGGCGACGTCGATATTGCCTTCCTGCACGTCGAGCTTGAGGTTCGACGCGTCGGCGTAGTACTTCACGTTGACGACATCCGACTTCGCCGCGCCGAGATTGCCCTTGTAGTCCTTGTTGGCCTTGTACCCGATGAGGTTGTTGAAGTCGTAGCTCGTGATGACGTACTGGCCTGCGAAGGCGTTCGCCTTCACGATGTCGGCATCGGGCGTGATCGCGGTCGCCGAGAAGGTCTCCTCGTCGACGATCACGCCGGCAGGGCTCGACAGGATCTGCGGGAAGACCTGGTCGTTTGCGGCCTTCAGGGTGAAGACGACGGTGGTGTCGTCCGGAGCCGCGACGCTCGCGAGGTTGTAGAGCAGGGTCGACGGGCCGTTGGCGTCCGCGATCGACAGCTGGCGGTCAAAGCTGAACTTCACGTCCGAGGACGTGAGCTTGTGACCGTTCGCGAAGACGAGGTCGGGCTTGAGCGTGACCGTGTACTCGGTGGGGGTCGTGAACTCGGCCTTGGTCGCGATGTCCGGCGTCACATCGGCGGTGCCGTATGCGCTGTTCATCAGGAACGGGAAGACCTGGTTCATCACGGCGAACGAGCCGTTGTCGTACGAGCCGGCCGGGTCGAGCGTCGTGACCTTGTCGGTCGTGCCGATCAGGAGGGTGCCTCCGGCGCTTGCAGTGGTGCCGCCTGCCGAGCAGCCGGCGAGGACGAGCGCGGAAGCGGCGACGAGCGCCAGTCCCCCGATCAGCCTGGTGCGCCTGGTGGGTGAAAATGCCATGTGCGTGAGCCTCTTTCTCTCGAAATGCGGCAGAGGCGGCATGCGAGGGAGCCGCACCTCTGCATTGCTGTAACGAAAGGAATATCACGAAAAACGCAATTTGCCCGAATTCTCGCCAGAATATTTACCTAGCTGCAACACGCGAGGTGCGCTCAGTTACTCATCCCTCAGGTTGCGCCGCTCGAGTTCGACCCGCATGAGTTCACGCTGCAGCGCCGTGTACGGCACACGGTCGGTGGGGTCAGCACGCTGCAGCCGGCCGAGCAGCTCGGCTTTCTGGCGGAGGAAGTCCCGGTCGATGAGCGCTACGGTCACGTCGCGCACGTAGCGTTCGACTTCGCGTTCGGTGCGTTCGGGAAGTGGCGCCATCGCCAGGTCGGTGACCAGGTTCTGCAGGGGAAGCGGTACGTCCGCGACCACGCGCTCGATCCAGTCCGGCGCCGAGAGGGTATCCAGGTTCGCCGCGATCGCGTCACGCACGACGGCGAGGGACTGGTGGGTGAATCCCGTCTGCACGGCCCGCTGCAGCAGTTC
This genomic window contains:
- a CDS encoding ABC transporter permease, whose amino-acid sequence is MTTVAARPTAPQGIRRKRTSPGGGIGRYIAVRFLLIFPTIFILVSMVFWLMRATGDPITAALGGRLTADQLAERIHAAGYDRPILVQYFEYLGQIFTGNFGTTISTNKPVVDVLLTYGVATAELAFYALLVAFIVGIPLGMVAAYFRDKGQDASLRIFAILCYATPVFFSGLLLKLIFSVWLKVLPVAGRATTGSELQMQFLPSKTGIYTIDAIMTGNPTVLMDVLAHAVLPAIALGLLTAGVFLRLVRTNVIGTLGTDYVDAARSRGVSEFRLVSKHAYRPALIPIITVIGLQIALLLGGAVLTETTFEWKGLGFMLSEFLKARDFVAVQGIVALLAVIVALSNFIVDIIAAIIDPRVRY
- a CDS encoding ABC transporter substrate-binding protein; this translates as MAFSPTRRTRLIGGLALVAASALVLAGCSAGGTTASAGGTLLIGTTDKVTTLDPAGSYDNGSFAVMNQVFPFLMNSAYGTADVTPDIATKAEFTTPTEYTVTLKPDLVFANGHKLTSSDVKFSFDRQLSIADANGPSTLLYNLASVAAPDDTTVVFTLKAANDQVFPQILSSPAGVIVDEETFSATAITPDADIVKANAFAGQYVITSYDFNNLIGYKANKDYKGNLGAAKSDVVNVKYYADASNLKLDVQEGNIDVAFRSLSSTDIDDLRGNDKVKVVDGPGGEIRYIVFNFDTQPFGAKTPEADPAKSLAVRQAVADLVDRAEIAKQVYKGTYTPLYSYVPAGMTGATESLKGLYGDGNGGPDKAKAKATLEAAGITSPVALNLQYNTDHYGPGSSDEYALVKDQLDASGLFTVNLASTEYVTYSKERVKDAYPAYQLGWFPDYSDADNYLTPFFADGNFVGNHYSDSVVNDLIKQQAVTTDKDARTKLIEEIQDKVAAQLSTLPLLQGAQVAVTGTTVTGTTDTLDASFKFRYAALKKG